A window of the Myripristis murdjan chromosome 15, fMyrMur1.1, whole genome shotgun sequence genome harbors these coding sequences:
- the pygb gene encoding glycogen phosphorylase, brain form — MAAPLTDQEKRKQISVRGIAGLGDVAEMKRSFNRHLHFTLVKDRNVATPRDYYFALAHSVRDHLVGRWIRTQQYYYEKDPKRVHYLSLEFYMGRTLQNTMINLGLQNACDEAVYQLGLDLEELEEIEEDAGLGNGGLGRLAACFLDSMATLGLAAYGYGIRYEFGIFNQRISGGWQVEEADDWLRYGNPWEKARPEYMLPVHFYGRVQHTDSGVKWLDTQVVLAMPYDTPVPGYKNNTVNTMRLWSAKAPNDFNLQDFNVGDYIQAVLDRNLAENISRVLYPNDNFFEGKELRLKQEYFVVAATLQDIIRRFKSSKFGSRDPVRTSFDTFPDKVALQLNDTHPALAIPELMRILLDIEKLDWDKAWDITVRSCAYTNHTVLPEALERWPVYMFEKLLPRHLLIIYEINQRHLDRIAALFPGDVARLRRMSLIEEGDPKRINMAHLCVVGTHAVNGVARIHSDIVRNTVFKDFYEVDPEKFQNKTNGITPRRWLLLCNPGLADIIAERIGEDFLTDLQQLRKLLDFVDDEGFIRDVAKVKQENKQKFAAFLEKQHQVKINPESMFDVQVKRIHEYKRQLLNVLHVITLYNRIKMDPNKHFVPRTVMIGGKAAPGYHMAKLIIKLITSVGEVINNDPAVRDRLKLIFLENYRVSLAERVIPAADLSEQISTAGTEASGTGNMKLMLNGALTVGTEDGATVEMAEEAGHDNLFMFGLRVDEVDELDRRGYDARRHYERLPELKLVLDQIRSGFFSPEQPELFSELVSMLLHHDRFKVLADYEAYVDCQERVSRLYQDAAAWTRVVIRNIAAAGKFSSDRTVSQYAREIWGVEPSHVKIPPPNEPPITPQS, encoded by the exons ATGGCGGCTCCGCTGACGGACCAGGAGAAGCGGAAGCAGATCAGCGTCCGCGGCATCGCCGGGCTGGGCGACGTGGCGGAGATGAAGCGGAGCTTCAACCGGCACCTCCACTTCACTCTGGTCAAGGACCGCAACGTCGCGACGCCCCGGGACTACTACTTCGCCCTGGCCCACAGCGTCCGGGACCACCTGGTGGGCCGCTGGATCCGCACCCAGCAGTACTACTACGAGAAGGACCCGAAG AGGGTGCACTACCTGTCTCTGGAGTTCTACATGGGCCGCACGCTGCAGAACACCATGATCAACCTGGGCCTGCAGAACGCCTGCGACGAGGCCGTCTACCag ttggGTTTGGACCtcgaggagctggaggagatcgAGGAGGACGCTGGACTGGGCAATGGAGGACTGGGACGActggcag CGTGCTTCCTGGACTCCATGGCGACGCTCGGCCTGGCGGCGTACGGCTACGGCATCCGCTACGAGTTCGGCATCTTCAACCAGAGGATCAGCGGCGGCTGGCAG GTGGAGGAGGCAGATGATTGGCTGCGGTACGGGAACCCCTGGGAAAAAGCCCGTCCAGAGTACATGCTGCCCGTTCACTTCTACGGCCGAGTCCAGCACACGGACAGCGGAGTGAAGTGGCTGGACACacag gtggtgcTGGCCATGCCGTACGACACTCCGGTTCCTGGCTATAAGAACAACACGGTGAACACCATGCGGCTGTGGTCGGCTAAAGCTCCCAACGACTTCAACCTGCAGGACT TTAATGTTGGGGATTACATTCAGGCGGTGCTGGACCGCAACCTGGCCGAGAACATCTCCAGAGTGCTCTACCCTAATGAcaac ttcttTGAGGGGAAGGAGCTGCGTCTGAAGCAGGAGTACTTTGTGGTCGCCGCTACGCTGCAGGACATCATCCGCAGGTTCAAATCCTCCAAGTTCGGCAGCAGAGACCCGGTCAGGACTTCCTTCGACACGTTTCCTGACAAG GTGGCCCTCCAGCTGAACGACACCCACCCGGCGCTCGCCATCCCAGAGCTGATGAGGATCCTGCTGGACATTGAGAAGCTGGACTGGGACAAG gcctGGGACATCACGGTGCGTTCGTGTGCCTACACCAATCACACGGTGCTGCCTGAGGCTCTGGAGCGCTGGCCCGTCTACATGTTCGAAAAGCTGCTGCCACGCCACCTGCTGATCATCTACGAGATCAACCAGAGACACCTGGAC AGGATCGCGGCGCTGTTCCCCGGCGACGTGGCGCGGCTCCGGCGGATGTCTCTGATCGAGGAAGGCGACCCCAAGAGGATCAACATGGCTCACCTGTGTGTGGTCGGCACGCACGCCGTCAACGGCGTCGCCCGGATCCACTCCGACATCGTCAGGAACACCGT GTTTAAGGATTTCTACGAGGTGGATCCGGAGAAGTTTCAGAACAAAACCAACGGCATCACTCCTCGccgctggctgctgctgtgtaaCCCCGGCCTGGCCGACATCATCGCCGAG AGAATCGGCGAGGACTTCCTGACGGACCTGCAGCAGCTCCGGAAACTGCTGGACTTTGTGGACGATGAGGGTTTCATCCGAGACGTGGCCAAAGTCAAACAG GAGAACAAGCAGAAGTTCGCCGCCTTCCTGGAGAAGCAGCACCAGGTGAAGATCAACCCCGAGTCCATGTTCGACGTCCAGGTGAAGAGGATCCACGAGTACAAGAGGCAGCTGCTCAACGTGCTGCACGTCATCACGCTGTACAACc GGATTAAAATGGACCCGAACAAACACTTTGTACCCAGGACAGTGATGATTGGAGGAAAG GCGGCTCCTGGCTACCACATGGCCAAACTGATCATCAAACTGATCACCTCGGTGGGAGAGGTGATCAATAACGACCCGGCGGTGCGAGACAGACTGAAGCTGATCTTCCTGGAGAACTACAGGGTGTCGCTGGCCGAGcgag TGATCCCGGCGGCCGACCTGTCGGAGCAGATCTCCACGGCGGGCACGGAGGCGTCCGGGACGGGGAACATGAAGCTGATGCTGAACGGGGCGCTGACCGTCGGGACGGAGGACGGGGCCACGGTGGAGATGGCCGAGGAGGCCGGCCACGACAACCTCTTCATGTTCGGCCTGAGGGTGGACGAGGTGGACGAGCTGGACAGGAGGGG CTACGACGCCCGGCGGCACTACGAGCGGCTGCCGGAGCTGAAGCTGGTCCTGGATCAGATCCGGAGCGGCTTCTTCAGCCCGGAGCAGCCCGAGCTCTTCAGCGAGCTGGTCTCCATGCTGCTGCACCACGACAG gttcaaGGTGCTGGCAGATTATGAAGCGTACGTTGACTGTCAGGAGCGAGTCAGCCGCCTCTACCAG GACGCGGCGGCGTGGACGAGGGTCGTGATCCGCAACATCGCCGCCGCGGGGAAGTTCTCCAGCGACCGGACCGTCTCGCAGTACGCCCGCGAGATCTGGGGCGTGGAGCCGTCCCACGTGAAGATCCCGCCGCCCAACGAGCCGCCCATCACGCCGCAGAGctga